In the Candidatus Bathyarchaeia archaeon genome, GAGTTGCCACAAGAGTACTCAAGAAATTCCACCCCAATCAGGTTCGCATAGTTCTCAACAATATCGCATAATTCCTCAGGAGTCATCCAGTATTCATATCCACAACTTTTAGGGTATTCTACAGGTGTAAATGTAGTTCCGATAAATTTCCTAAGATCCTCGAATGAGGCAAGCATCGGAAGATTGCTAGTTCGTTCTGATGAGGGCTTTTTTCTCGAGGGCGCAGGTATGTGATTGACTTCAGGGTGTGATACCCTTCGCTCTTTCCTCAAATCACCTAAAGCTGAACGCGCAGCCATCCCGTTTCCTGCAAGATTTCCTTCGGAGTCAATACGACCTTCCTCTGGAAGTGGCTCACCCCAACACTTGGAGCCTTCAACGAACATTGGATTTGCAGCTACCTTCCTAAGCTCTTCGGACCCGCTAAGCCCAGTTTTTACCCTTTCAATTATCCCTGAATCGTAGCTTTGAACTGCGAGACAGAAAACATTCTCACGCCTGTTCAGGGTTGCTTCAGTGTCACCATTGTATAATGTAGCCCCGATGATTTGGCTTGGGTCAATTGCCTGCCAGAAAATTTTCCAACAGGTATAACCGTAATAACCTCGGTTCACCTTATCAATGTCGAATCGAATCCCTATTGTAGGAATATTTGGCATCATACCCCTATTTTCGCCCCTGAGAGTAGACAAGCAGTCTTATGTAGTAAGGCTATATTAATTTGTTCAGCGTATGTTATCTATCCCTGAGAAGCCGACCAGTTTGCTACCTTCTGCTTCTCGGCGAGTAGCCATTAAGACTATAATCAGCAAATGACGATTGATGCGAAAAAAATCAAACGCCAGTTTACATATTTCAATAATACACTTGAGTGCATGCTAATTTGGATATTGAAAATATTAAGGAGAAAGTAGAACCCCTCAACCCTCGTTAAGGAAAAGATTCAAAGTGGAAACTATAGGCTTTTTCGGCTCTTATATAAGGGGAGAACAGAAAAAGAAAAGCGACTTAGACGGCCTGGTTACCTTTTCTGAACCCATAGGACTTTTCAAGTTTGTTGAACTTGACCGCTCGTTCCGCCAACCCTGAATTCTGCCGGGTAGACATATTGAGCGTTTTATCCGCAAGAACTGCACTGTCTAATAATGTTTCCACTCGTTTGGTTTGCGCCTCCACCAATCATCCTTTTCTCATAAATAAATTCAACTGAAGAACCCTGAAAAGAATTGTCTGATTAATAGAGGGCAACTAAACTAAATGAAGAAGTGGAGCCTTCGGCGGGATTTGGACCCGCGACCATTACCTTACCAAGGTAACGCCCCACCGGGCTAGGCTACGAAGGCGCAACGCATTTCTCCAGAAAGAACGCAACTTGCACATAAAGAGGTTACGGTTTCGGAAGGCAAAAAGCAAACAGGCAAGCAGAGTGTAGCAGCAGTTAAAGACTTTGCAGGAAGCGTACCCGTTCATTAAAAGACGGATGTAACCGGGTGCCCGCCCAAAACGACACCCGTGAAGCTAACCCCCGTGAATCGGGCATGCCAAAAGAGCTAATCTTCATCAAAGCATCCGCCAACTGTTTAGGCTCAACCAAGTAGAGGGCGGCGTTTCGGTCAGCCTCAAACTCGATACGCACCTCCACCCGCCGCATTACGAGAGGCAGAGAGACGCCCCACCCCAAAGCCAACAACACTGCAATAACCAAAGTCGAAAACAGTGGAGACAACAAGTAAATCACAAGGGGAACAATGCCAAAAGAAATCAAGAGGCTCTCTGCAATGAGGTTGCGGAAGTTTGAGGATTTAGAGTCACGACGGAAATCCATCAGGTGCCCGATTTCGTGGGCGACGGTTGCTTCTATGTCAGTCTCGTTAAAGATTCCCTCCGCCCAGAGCCCGAGCAGGTGTTCGCCGACGCTTATGCGGTTTTGGAAAACGTTCACGTTGGCTAACCGCTCTGTTTTGGAAATGCACAGTTCAGGTGTTCGTTGCAGCTTTGCCTTTTTAGCTAAAGTTTCAATTGTTTGTGTTAGAAAAGCAACTTGCTGCGAAAGCTGCACATTTTGGCTCACGGCCTATGTCTCTCCGATGAGTTAAACAATTTGTGAACATGGGTTTTTTAACTTTTAGCCGTCTGCTCAAAAAACGGCACCACATCCAAACGCCCAGTCAGCATATGCTTACGGTTATTGAGCATTTACAGTTTTCGCCCAGA is a window encoding:
- a CDS encoding cell envelope integrity protein TolA; the encoded protein is MMPNIPTIGIRFDIDKVNRGYYGYTCWKIFWQAIDPSQIIGATLYNGDTEATLNRRENVFCLAVQSYDSGIIERVKTGLSGSEELRKVAANPMFVEGSKCWGEPLPEEGRIDSEGNLAGNGMAARSALGDLRKERRVSHPEVNHIPAPSRKKPSSERTSNLPMLASFEDLRKFIGTTFTPVEYPKSCGYEYWMTPEELCDIVENYANLIGVEFLEYSCGNSEDMCCVRLFEKEPPGTKPIEFVGLYPFSSIQDARLFGQDWRSAPKYAKALPRLADVRGRFHFNFHMGSENWRASGFDFNQGILPESLWEKLYDRKQRFLSELAIEEEKAKKHLSDERKRQKAEKIRRDAEKKRDEEKKRLRQEQAKKRRADKERQSAIQTKRKSLGQCIMCGKPLSFFEKISGKQQHSNCTIFSE
- a CDS encoding M48 family metallopeptidase; the encoded protein is MSQNVQLSQQVAFLTQTIETLAKKAKLQRTPELCISKTERLANVNVFQNRISVGEHLLGLWAEGIFNETDIEATVAHEIGHLMDFRRDSKSSNFRNLIAESLLISFGIVPLVIYLLSPLFSTLVIAVLLALGWGVSLPLVMRRVEVRIEFEADRNAALYLVEPKQLADALMKISSFGMPDSRGLASRVSFWAGTRLHPSFNERVRFLQSL